One window of Gloeothece citriformis PCC 7424 genomic DNA carries:
- a CDS encoding WecB/TagA/CpsF family glycosyltransferase, whose product MKNINLLNISIHNITQHELLQRLTQYGGIVITSNVDHLIKLQKDPEFLEAYHGATYRTCDSKIVQYASQFLGTPIIEKISGSDLFPAFYQYNKSNTDIKIFLLGAGEGVARKAQEKINQKVNREIVIDVYSPSFGFEQNELECQQIIERINQSGATVLAIGVGSPKQEKWIMKYKHQMPHIKIFLGIGATIDFEAGHKPRSPKWMSEVGLEWLYRLLSEPKRLWKRYLVEDIYFFWLILQQKLRRYQSPSFQVRSSLEPSKN is encoded by the coding sequence ATGAAAAATATCAATCTTCTTAACATATCTATTCATAACATTACTCAACATGAACTTTTACAACGATTAACTCAGTACGGGGGGATCGTCATAACCTCCAATGTAGATCATTTAATTAAATTACAAAAAGATCCTGAATTTCTAGAAGCCTATCATGGAGCAACTTATCGGACTTGTGATAGCAAAATCGTCCAATATGCCTCTCAATTCTTAGGAACTCCAATTATTGAAAAAATCTCTGGCTCAGATTTATTTCCAGCTTTTTATCAATACAATAAGAGCAATACAGATATTAAAATATTTCTGCTTGGGGCTGGGGAAGGAGTTGCTCGAAAAGCCCAAGAAAAAATTAATCAAAAAGTCAATAGAGAAATTGTAATTGATGTTTATTCTCCTTCTTTTGGCTTTGAACAAAATGAACTAGAATGTCAACAAATTATTGAACGTATTAATCAATCAGGAGCAACAGTTTTAGCTATTGGAGTAGGTTCACCCAAACAAGAAAAATGGATTATGAAGTACAAACATCAAATGCCTCATATTAAAATTTTTCTAGGTATCGGCGCTACTATAGATTTTGAAGCAGGCCATAAGCCTCGTTCTCCCAAGTGGATGAGTGAGGTTGGGCTGGAATGGTTATACCGGCTACTTAGTGAACCTAAACGCCTATGGAAGCGATATTTAGTGGAGGATATCTATTTCTTCTGGCTGATTTTACAACAAAAACTCAGACGCTATCAGTCTCCTTCTTTCCAAGTCAGAAGCTCTTTAGAACCTTCCAAAAATTAA
- a CDS encoding GumC family protein, with translation MVTNFNKLSVNDQFQEFPSEELEESSASSKGGTNFKPYLRTLIRKAWLVLGLTTLGTSAALFWNAQAPNMYTGNFYLLVEPITPFSKVSDPSTIARTGGVPRDDLFSLDYPTNLAFLQSPGMTFQLAQDVHQKKPTRSVPAIWQDLRKNLVVERVGRTPTTATKIFAVTYKGEDPQEVKAVLEVAADTFLNYSVEDRETSLKAGVKFIAEQLPALQERLKKLQSEQERLRQQYDLINPTTKGQEVLTQLSNIEQQLLDVQTELKAQQSLYQTLRGQLNFTPEEALAAASLSQDPTRLPLLTQLQQIESQIAIESSKFTPENPTLKALEEQRQNLSNLLDQTTQEIIQQNSIITPGNSDILNHQDPTRLQLINQLVQTNNQIQQLEVRYQSLQQTKARWEQQAKLYPAVIRQYEDLDRQITLTSQILDRLLTQRETLKVESAQELPWQLISPPQIPLDAEGKPVAEPPDPKKKLAAGLMGGLLLGAAIAFLWEKQRNIFYGVEDLKDAFSLPVLGNIPWDNASDSVPGLTKPLEGKSADSESEIDPHVIHSLNNRGVLFLNAFDLLYSELSFLYNHPPLHSLVVSSVQAQDGQTTIALYLAKAAAATGKRVLLVDTNLASPQLHSWFNLPNYKGLSDLLMDEELASYDVIQPSQEIDNLFVLSAGSAQAPASKLLWFPRMQSLMRELKVRYDLIIYDAPHFYESTDIGFLGAQTDGIVMVVGIGKTPPYLVKQAVEEINKLRLPLLGLVANHTLPAPIGFF, from the coding sequence ATGGTAACTAACTTTAATAAGTTGTCAGTGAATGACCAATTCCAGGAATTTCCATCCGAAGAGCTAGAGGAAAGTAGCGCATCAAGTAAAGGAGGGACAAACTTTAAGCCCTACTTACGCACTTTGATACGTAAAGCTTGGCTGGTGCTGGGATTAACTACCCTCGGAACGAGTGCGGCTTTGTTCTGGAATGCTCAAGCTCCTAATATGTACACAGGCAATTTTTATCTTTTGGTAGAGCCGATTACCCCCTTCAGTAAGGTGAGCGATCCATCGACCATTGCTCGTACAGGGGGAGTGCCAAGAGATGATTTATTCTCTCTGGACTATCCGACCAATTTGGCCTTTTTACAGAGTCCAGGGATGACTTTTCAATTGGCTCAGGATGTTCACCAAAAGAAACCCACCCGCTCAGTTCCGGCAATCTGGCAAGATCTCAGGAAAAATCTTGTGGTTGAACGAGTGGGAAGAACACCCACCACAGCTACTAAAATTTTTGCAGTCACTTACAAAGGAGAAGATCCACAGGAAGTCAAAGCGGTCTTAGAAGTCGCTGCGGATACATTTTTAAATTACAGTGTCGAAGACCGAGAAACTAGCCTAAAAGCTGGGGTAAAATTTATCGCTGAACAGCTACCGGCTTTACAAGAAAGATTAAAAAAACTCCAATCAGAGCAAGAGAGACTTCGCCAACAATACGATCTAATCAATCCTACAACAAAAGGGCAGGAAGTTCTCACTCAACTAAGTAACATTGAGCAGCAACTCCTAGACGTTCAAACTGAACTTAAAGCTCAACAATCTCTTTATCAAACCCTAAGAGGGCAACTCAATTTTACCCCTGAGGAAGCCTTAGCTGCTGCTTCTTTGAGCCAAGATCCGACTCGATTACCATTGCTGACTCAACTTCAGCAAATTGAAAGTCAAATTGCGATTGAATCAAGCAAATTTACCCCCGAAAATCCGACTCTCAAAGCATTAGAAGAGCAAAGGCAAAATCTATCAAACTTGTTGGATCAAACCACCCAAGAAATAATACAACAAAATTCAATTATCACACCCGGAAATTCAGACATTCTCAACCATCAAGATCCAACCCGTTTGCAACTGATTAATCAACTGGTACAAACCAATAATCAAATTCAACAGTTAGAAGTGCGTTATCAGTCTCTCCAACAGACTAAAGCGAGGTGGGAACAACAAGCCAAACTGTATCCGGCGGTTATTCGTCAGTATGAAGACTTAGATAGACAAATTACCCTCACCAGCCAAATTTTAGACCGCCTTTTGACTCAGCGAGAAACTTTAAAAGTAGAATCAGCCCAAGAACTTCCTTGGCAATTAATCTCCCCTCCACAAATTCCTCTGGATGCAGAAGGAAAACCTGTGGCTGAACCCCCAGATCCTAAAAAGAAATTAGCAGCAGGATTGATGGGAGGATTGCTCCTAGGGGCAGCAATTGCTTTTTTATGGGAAAAACAAAGAAATATTTTTTACGGGGTCGAAGATCTCAAGGATGCTTTTTCCCTTCCAGTGCTGGGCAATATTCCTTGGGATAACGCTTCCGACAGTGTTCCCGGCTTGACTAAACCTTTAGAGGGCAAATCAGCCGACAGTGAGTCAGAGATAGATCCTCATGTTATCCACTCTCTGAATAACCGGGGAGTTTTATTCTTAAATGCTTTCGATTTACTCTACAGCGAACTGTCTTTTCTTTATAACCATCCTCCACTCCACTCCCTTGTGGTTTCTTCTGTACAAGCTCAGGATGGTCAAACTACAATTGCCCTCTACCTAGCTAAAGCAGCAGCAGCAACGGGTAAACGAGTATTGTTAGTAGATACCAATTTAGCTAGTCCTCAACTTCATTCTTGGTTCAATTTACCCAATTATAAAGGACTAAGCGATCTTTTAATGGATGAGGAATTGGCTTCCTATGATGTCATTCAGCCTTCACAGGAAATTGATAATTTATTTGTTTTATCAGCCGGTTCTGCTCAAGCTCCTGCTTCTAAACTCCTATGGTTTCCGAGGATGCAGAGTTTAATGAGAGAATTAAAAGTTAGATATGATTTAATTATTTATGATGCTCCTCATTTCTATGAATCAACGGACATCGGTTTTCTAGGAGCGCAAACTGATGGGATTGTTATGGTGGTAGGAATCGGTAAAACTCCTCCCTATCTAGTTAAACAAGCTGTTGAGGAAATTAATAAATTACGATTACCCCTTTTAGGCTTAGTGGCTAATCATACTTTACCCGCTCCCATTGGGTTCTTTTAA
- a CDS encoding aldo/keto reductase, which produces MRYRRFGKTNLWLSIFSLGTMRCLASESSFEKTLNSAIKKGINHLETAHNYGQSEQYLGNCIKRGLPIKREQLYITTKLPPTPDVEQMRQGLKQSLSRLQLDYIDCVAIHGINTREHLAWVESKNGCFVALEEAKQEGKIRHIGFSSHGSLELILSAINTDLFEFVNLHYYYFFQRHEPAIARATQKDMGIFIISPADKGGRLYTPPQTLNNLCQPFSPLEFNYRFLLSDRRMTTLSVGPANPEELIEPLKCADRDYPLTFEENCVKEKLETHLSQSLKTDRCSQCYQCLPCPEEINIPEVLRLRNLAVAYDMTDFGQYRYGMFENAGHWFPGNKANRCTECGECLPRCPEQLKIPELLLDTHECLNGVSRRRLWQ; this is translated from the coding sequence ATGCGCTATCGACGGTTCGGAAAAACGAATTTATGGCTTTCGATTTTTTCTTTGGGAACTATGAGGTGTTTAGCGTCCGAGTCGAGTTTTGAGAAAACTCTAAATTCGGCTATCAAAAAAGGAATTAATCATTTAGAAACTGCCCATAATTATGGACAAAGTGAGCAATATTTAGGAAACTGTATCAAACGAGGTTTACCTATTAAGAGGGAACAACTCTACATTACCACTAAACTTCCCCCCACTCCCGATGTAGAGCAAATGCGCCAAGGGTTAAAACAATCTCTCTCTAGGTTACAGCTAGACTATATTGATTGTGTCGCTATTCATGGAATTAATACGCGAGAGCATTTAGCTTGGGTTGAGTCAAAAAATGGATGTTTTGTCGCTCTAGAAGAAGCTAAACAAGAGGGGAAAATAAGACATATTGGTTTCTCATCTCATGGATCTTTAGAGTTAATTTTGTCCGCTATTAATACCGATTTATTTGAGTTTGTTAATCTTCATTATTACTATTTCTTTCAACGTCATGAACCAGCGATCGCTCGAGCGACACAAAAAGACATGGGAATTTTTATTATTTCTCCGGCTGATAAGGGAGGCCGTTTGTATACTCCTCCTCAAACCCTGAACAATTTATGTCAACCCTTTTCTCCTCTGGAATTTAACTATCGATTTTTGTTGAGCGATCGCCGAATGACTACCCTCAGTGTCGGCCCAGCTAACCCAGAAGAATTAATTGAACCGTTAAAGTGTGCCGATCGAGATTATCCCTTGACTTTTGAAGAAAATTGTGTTAAAGAAAAGTTAGAGACTCATTTATCACAGAGTTTAAAAACCGATCGCTGTAGCCAATGTTATCAGTGTCTTCCTTGTCCAGAAGAGATTAACATCCCTGAAGTGTTGCGACTGCGGAATTTAGCGGTGGCTTACGATATGACAGATTTTGGTCAATATCGCTATGGAATGTTTGAAAATGCTGGTCATTGGTTTCCAGGAAATAAAGCCAACCGTTGTACAGAGTGCGGAGAGTGTCTTCCTCGCTGTCCTGAACAGTTAAAGATTCCAGAGTTATTACTTGATACCCATGAGTGCCTCAACGGAGTTTCTCGCCGTCGCTTATGGCAATAG
- a CDS encoding bifunctional nuclease family protein, producing the protein MIEMKVAGIALDAITRSPIVLLKDGSDRRALPIYIGQDQAKAIIGALEQQKPPRPLTHDLIVNIMDAWEMQLERIIIHSLQDNTFYAILSVKIGENKKEIDCRPSDAIAIALRTGSPIWVMEEVIADASIPVDRDADEEERRAFKEFLSTLRPEDLIQRGGINPEES; encoded by the coding sequence ATGATTGAAATGAAAGTTGCTGGAATTGCCTTGGATGCCATCACCCGCAGTCCCATAGTTTTGCTTAAAGATGGATCGGATCGTCGCGCCCTTCCTATCTATATCGGGCAAGATCAAGCTAAGGCAATTATTGGCGCGTTAGAACAACAAAAACCCCCCCGTCCGCTAACTCACGATTTAATTGTCAATATCATGGATGCTTGGGAAATGCAATTAGAACGCATTATCATTCATTCTCTCCAAGATAATACCTTTTATGCGATTTTATCGGTGAAAATTGGGGAAAATAAAAAAGAAATTGATTGTCGTCCCAGTGATGCGATCGCTATTGCCCTTCGGACAGGAAGTCCCATCTGGGTGATGGAAGAAGTCATTGCTGATGCGTCTATTCCGGTAGATCGGGATGCTGACGAGGAAGAAAGACGAGCGTTTAAAGAATTTCTCTCCACATTACGCCCAGAAGATTTAATTCAAAGAGGAGGGATTAATCCAGAAGAATCCTAA
- the ribE gene encoding riboflavin synthase, whose protein sequence is MFTGLIQGLGTIKSLSQDRFTLSVLPSATDSILSDLVIGDSVAVDGVCLTVEEILLDGFIATASPETLQRTTLGRRERAAEYINLETSLRVGSKLGGHFVTGHVDGLGCLEKAISTEKSWEMRFIAPSSLSEQWQNYIAGYLVQKGSIAVNGISLTIAECDSGGNWFKVSVIPHTYSETNLCYLQPGDWVNLECDILGKYVNKLLTHSSKNIRNPEEISLSFLAEHGYLS, encoded by the coding sequence GTGTTTACAGGATTAATTCAAGGTTTAGGGACGATTAAATCTCTCTCTCAAGATCGTTTTACCCTTTCAGTGTTGCCAAGTGCCACTGATTCTATTTTATCTGATTTAGTTATCGGAGATAGTGTAGCCGTCGATGGAGTCTGTCTAACCGTTGAAGAAATTTTATTAGATGGGTTTATTGCCACTGCTTCTCCTGAAACCTTACAAAGAACGACATTAGGAAGACGAGAAAGGGCAGCCGAGTATATTAACTTAGAAACCTCTTTGAGGGTAGGTAGTAAATTAGGGGGACATTTTGTAACCGGTCATGTAGATGGGTTAGGGTGTTTAGAAAAGGCCATATCGACGGAAAAATCTTGGGAAATGCGTTTTATAGCACCGTCATCTCTATCGGAACAATGGCAAAATTATATTGCTGGTTATTTAGTGCAAAAAGGCAGTATAGCGGTTAATGGAATTAGTTTAACCATTGCCGAGTGTGATTCTGGAGGAAATTGGTTTAAAGTTTCTGTTATTCCTCATACTTATAGTGAAACGAATCTTTGTTATCTTCAACCGGGAGATTGGGTTAATTTAGAATGTGATATTTTAGGAAAATATGTCAATAAGTTGCTGACTCATTCCTCAAAAAATATCCGTAACCCAGAAGAAATCAGTCTAAGTTTTTTGGCTGAACATGGATATTTAAGCTAA
- a CDS encoding alkaline phosphatase family protein has translation MDKKRNPVIAIGLDAGEPSLIEKWMSQGYLPNLSRWREKGIYGRLENFRDSNVETAWTTFGAGCSPQKTGFWAHMGFKEGTYETETRAAYDFQEFPAFYALGEEYKIAAFDVPQVRVTDKINGIQVGGWGAHSPQVPSSSLPESIFQEIVDKHGASPALHKDYAVCLDLKKTLEVEERIKAGTALRSAICQDLLQRDNWDLFITVFNEPHSGGHLFWQLSQPEHPLYEILRKKVSHDPLLAVYQEMDKAIGEILSKAPENASIVLFSAHGMKSATIDVPTFIMLPELMYRYCFPGKWALAKGDIADPVPPMLTKMKWNYWERHLWGDRYDPNPIRRFLRRETPTRLFNIIEPWIDKSNEPDLVSLWELMRRGDRVVPWNPAQWYKPLWPSMKAFALPSFAEGYIRINLKGREPQGLVDPSDYHSVCDEICEKLNALVDPRQNIPLVKYIVRPRENPLDKNHKLPDADLIVVWNEDTSTDVVDSPEYGRFGPYPPYRGGSHREQGFIIACNSEIEPNSSLDGGHVLDLGPTILSLMGAPIPDYLEGKPLPLVSNKSVAV, from the coding sequence ATGGACAAAAAAAGAAATCCTGTTATTGCCATTGGGTTAGATGCTGGCGAACCCTCACTAATCGAAAAATGGATGTCTCAAGGATATTTACCGAACCTATCTCGTTGGCGAGAGAAAGGAATTTATGGACGGTTAGAAAATTTTAGAGATTCCAATGTAGAAACCGCTTGGACAACCTTCGGTGCGGGGTGTTCTCCCCAAAAAACTGGCTTTTGGGCCCATATGGGATTTAAAGAGGGAACTTATGAAACGGAAACCCGCGCTGCTTATGATTTTCAAGAGTTTCCCGCTTTCTATGCTTTAGGGGAAGAGTATAAAATCGCGGCTTTTGATGTTCCTCAAGTGCGAGTCACTGACAAAATTAATGGCATACAAGTCGGGGGTTGGGGGGCGCATTCTCCTCAAGTTCCCAGTAGTTCCTTACCAGAGTCTATTTTTCAAGAAATTGTCGATAAACATGGGGCAAGTCCTGCCCTTCATAAAGATTATGCGGTCTGCTTAGATTTAAAAAAGACCCTTGAAGTTGAGGAAAGAATCAAAGCGGGTACGGCTTTACGGTCTGCCATTTGTCAAGACTTGTTACAGCGAGACAACTGGGATTTATTTATCACTGTATTTAATGAGCCTCATTCTGGCGGACATCTATTTTGGCAATTAAGCCAACCTGAACATCCCCTTTATGAAATCCTCAGAAAAAAAGTGTCTCATGACCCCTTATTAGCGGTTTATCAAGAGATGGATAAAGCCATAGGGGAAATCTTGTCAAAAGCTCCGGAGAATGCTTCGATCGTCCTTTTTTCGGCTCATGGAATGAAGTCGGCGACTATTGACGTGCCCACTTTTATCATGCTGCCTGAATTAATGTATCGCTATTGTTTTCCAGGAAAATGGGCACTAGCTAAAGGCGATATTGCCGACCCTGTGCCGCCGATGTTAACTAAAATGAAATGGAATTACTGGGAGCGTCATCTGTGGGGCGACAGATATGATCCTAATCCTATCCGGCGTTTTCTCAGACGAGAAACTCCTACCCGACTCTTTAATATAATAGAGCCTTGGATCGATAAGAGTAACGAACCCGATTTAGTTTCTCTTTGGGAATTAATGCGCCGAGGAGATAGAGTTGTGCCTTGGAATCCGGCTCAATGGTACAAACCCCTGTGGCCATCAATGAAAGCGTTTGCTTTACCGAGTTTTGCTGAAGGGTATATCCGCATTAATCTCAAAGGCCGAGAGCCTCAAGGATTAGTAGATCCCTCAGACTATCATAGTGTGTGTGATGAGATTTGTGAAAAGCTCAATGCTCTCGTTGATCCTCGTCAAAACATTCCTCTGGTTAAATATATCGTCCGTCCCCGAGAAAATCCCTTAGATAAAAATCATAAATTACCCGATGCGGACTTAATTGTGGTTTGGAACGAAGATACCTCTACGGATGTAGTGGATAGTCCCGAATATGGACGGTTTGGCCCTTATCCTCCTTATCGGGGTGGAAGTCATCGGGAACAAGGATTTATCATCGCCTGTAATTCGGAAATCGAACCTAATTCCAGTCTAGACGGGGGTCATGTTTTAGATCTGGGCCCGACAATTTTATCGTTAATGGGGGCCCCAATTCCTGATTATCTCGAAGGTAAACCTTTACCCTTAGTCAGTAATAAATCTGTAGCCGTTTAA